A single window of Populus nigra chromosome 17, ddPopNigr1.1, whole genome shotgun sequence DNA harbors:
- the LOC133677155 gene encoding uncharacterized protein LOC133677155 encodes MATKSSNEVQNKRREKRTGRENLLGYGEETKPRSRKLGEIVAKYRKSKDASSLAMSAKNKLVQRQEKLGKINNQTEELEGNSEDYASLANELLKKMEKRKWWQI; translated from the exons ATGGCGACCAAATCATCCAATGAAgttcaaaacaaaaggagag AGAAGAGAACTGGAAGGGAAAATTTATTGGGTTACGGCGAGGAAACAAAGCCCAGAAGCAGGAAACTTGGAGAAATCGTAGCCAAGTACAGAAAATCCAAG GATGCCTCTTCCCTGGCTATGAGTGCAAAGAACAAGCTGGTGCAAAGGCAGGAAAAGCTTGGT AAAATCAACAATCAAACTGAAGAGCTGGAAGGTAATTCAGAAGACTATGCATCATTGGCAAATGAACTTCTCAAGAAGATGGAGAAACGAAAATGGTGGCAAATATGA
- the LOC133677154 gene encoding selT-like protein has product MDRSQILLLGLPIFLFCSDILNLFTTSPPPKPTPNDHHNIHQFQTKPQQVHQQQPLQFPKQKSSTIVGGLGNIGFGNVININFCVSCSYRGTAVTMKNMLESEFPGIQVILANHPAPLPKRLLSKVVPAVQFGIIGIILAGEQIFPRLGFAAPPSWYYSLRANRFGSIASTWLFGNFIQSFLQSSGAFEVFCNGELVFSKLMEHRFPGEIELRDVVGKRLAIR; this is encoded by the exons ATGGATCGATCTCAAATCCTCCTTCTAGGCTTACCAATCTTTCTGTTTTGCTCAGACATTCTAAATCTCTTCACAACATCACCACCTCCAAAACCAACTCCAAATGATCACCACAACATCCATCAATTCCAAACAAAACCTCAACAAGTTCATCAACAACAGCCACTTCAATTTCCGAAACAG AAATCAAGCACCATTGTTGGAGGATTAGGCAATATTGGGTTTGGCAACGTTATTAACATCAACTTCTGTGTTTCTTGTTCTTACAG AGGAACTGCTGTGACTATGAAAAATATGCTGGAATCAGAATTTCCTGGGATACAGGTTATTTTGGCAAACCATCCTGCTCCGCTTCCGAAGCGCCTACTCAGCAAAGTAGTTCCTGCTGTTCAGTTTGGAATAATTGGGATAATATTGGCAGGCGAACAGATTTTTCCAAGGTTAGGATTTGCAGCTCCACCCTCGTGGTATTATTCGTTGCGTGCGAACAGATTCGGAAGTATTGCTAGCACTTGGCTTTTTGGAAACTTTATCCAATCATTCCTTCAGAGTTCTGGTGCTTTTGAAGTATTTTGCAATGGTGAATTG GTTTTCTCCAAGTTGATGGAGCATCGGTTTCCTGGTGAAATTGAGTTGAGGGATGTTGTTGGCAAAAGACTTGCTATCAGATGA